From Caldicellulosiruptor hydrothermalis 108, a single genomic window includes:
- the yiaY gene encoding L-threonine dehydrogenase, translating into MKTYRFYMPPISLMGRGCLKDVGEEIKALGYKKALIVTDKALVKIGLVKKVTDILDDANISYVIFDETKPNPTVKNVEDGLKILKDNNCDFLISIGGGSPHDCAKGIGLVATNGGSIKDYEGVNKSQKPILPLVAINTTAGTGSEVTRFAIITDEDRHVKMAIVDWHVTPLIAVNDPELMIEMPKSLTAATGMDALTHAIEAYLSTDATPVTDASALMAIELIFKYLKKAVENGNDIEAREKMAYAEYLAGVAFNNAGLGYVHAMAHQLGGFYDLPHGVCNAVLLPHVLSYNLKVVPHRFIDIAKAMGIDVQGVSAEKAGEMVIESIRALSKEIGIPAGLKELGVKDEDIRILAENALKDACGLTNPKQATVEEIMEIYKSAF; encoded by the coding sequence ATGAAAACATATAGATTTTACATGCCGCCTATTAGTTTGATGGGAAGAGGATGTTTGAAGGATGTTGGGGAAGAAATCAAGGCTTTAGGCTATAAAAAAGCACTAATTGTAACAGATAAAGCGTTAGTAAAGATTGGTTTAGTTAAAAAAGTCACTGACATATTAGATGATGCAAATATAAGTTATGTAATATTCGATGAAACAAAACCCAATCCAACAGTAAAAAATGTTGAAGACGGCTTAAAAATCTTAAAAGACAATAATTGCGACTTTTTAATATCAATTGGAGGCGGCTCACCACATGATTGTGCCAAAGGTATAGGACTTGTTGCAACTAACGGAGGTTCAATAAAGGACTATGAAGGGGTAAACAAATCACAAAAACCGATACTTCCTCTTGTTGCTATCAATACAACTGCAGGAACAGGCAGTGAAGTGACAAGGTTTGCAATTATCACTGATGAGGATAGACATGTAAAGATGGCAATAGTTGACTGGCATGTAACACCACTTATTGCTGTAAACGACCCAGAACTTATGATTGAAATGCCAAAGTCACTGACTGCTGCAACTGGAATGGATGCGTTAACACATGCAATCGAAGCGTATCTATCTACTGATGCAACACCGGTTACAGATGCTTCAGCCTTGATGGCAATTGAATTGATTTTCAAATATCTGAAGAAAGCTGTTGAAAATGGCAATGATATTGAAGCAAGAGAAAAAATGGCATATGCTGAGTATTTGGCAGGGGTTGCATTTAACAATGCAGGTTTGGGCTATGTTCATGCAATGGCACATCAATTAGGAGGATTTTATGATTTACCACATGGGGTGTGCAATGCAGTGTTATTACCACATGTTTTGTCGTACAATTTAAAGGTGGTTCCTCACAGATTTATTGACATTGCAAAAGCAATGGGGATTGATGTGCAAGGAGTTTCGGCTGAGAAAGCCGGTGAAATGGTAATTGAGAGCATTAGGGCTTTGTCAAAAGAAATAGGAATACCAGCTGGTTTGAAAGAATTGGGTGTAAAAGATGAAGACATAAGGATTTTAGCTGAAAATGCTTTAAAAGATGCTTGTGGTTTGACAAATCCAAAACAAGCTACTGTAGAAGAGATAATGGAAATTTACAAATCGGCATTTTAA
- a CDS encoding helix-turn-helix domain-containing protein, whose product MVSDLTPTSVLEAEHVRILYYDFDDYTRASYSSKNYLRFCSILQGDKYVEINESEKFKYDSNSFVILPPYSKVKLEIKEKTKALVIEIDSYLINHVLSKLKMEFEPYELGNVNNVLFVGKYSPDLTETYKKIVDTFLSRKVNREFLLDLYTQEFVYDIFKYRGAEKIITDKNSEIYHILDYINTNYLRKLKISDIAKEFNMREYEFTKYFKKFTGKSPKEYIKDLKLNKAKELLKFENVTNVCYDIGYENISHFIKEFKNKFGVTPNLYKKTLNS is encoded by the coding sequence ATGGTAAGTGACCTAACACCAACATCTGTTTTAGAGGCAGAACATGTTAGAATACTTTATTATGATTTTGATGATTATACAAGAGCAAGTTATTCATCAAAAAACTATCTAAGATTTTGTAGTATCTTACAAGGAGACAAATATGTAGAAATAAATGAATCTGAAAAATTTAAGTATGACAGTAATAGTTTTGTGATTTTGCCACCTTATTCAAAAGTTAAATTAGAAATTAAAGAAAAAACTAAAGCATTAGTTATAGAAATAGACAGCTATTTAATAAACCACGTTTTGAGCAAGCTAAAAATGGAGTTTGAACCTTATGAACTTGGCAATGTCAATAATGTACTTTTTGTAGGAAAGTACAGTCCAGATTTGACAGAGACATACAAAAAGATTGTTGATACATTCTTAAGTAGAAAAGTTAACAGAGAGTTTCTCCTTGATTTATATACTCAAGAGTTTGTATATGATATCTTCAAATACAGAGGTGCTGAGAAGATAATAACCGATAAAAATTCAGAAATATATCATATCTTGGATTATATAAACACCAACTATTTGCGCAAATTAAAAATTTCAGATATTGCCAAAGAATTTAACATGAGAGAATATGAATTTACCAAGTACTTTAAAAAGTTTACAGGGAAATCACCAAAGGAATATATTAAAGACTTAAAACTTAATAAAGCAAAAGAGTTATTAAAATTCGAAAATGTTACCAATGTGTGTTATGACATAGGGTATGAAAATATTTCTCATTTTATTAAAGAATTCAAAAACAAGTTTGGAGTTACACCAAATCTATACAAAAAAACTCTAAACAGTTAA
- a CDS encoding alpha-amylase family glycosyl hydrolase — protein MKRILRYILIFAIVFAVGLSSFLAGLSNSQSPVQTKKDGLIFYEVFVRSFYDSNGDGIGDINGLAEKLPYIKSLGVNAIWLMPIFESPSYHGYDVTDYYKVNPDYGTNEDFVNFIKKAHKMGIKVIIDMMINHTSSKHPWFIEASSNKNSKYRNYYIWATPNTNFDEPSDLGTKQWYKKGDSYYNAIFWSEMPDLNFDNKAVREEMKKIAKFWLEKGVDGFRLDAAKHIYPLSREKDTLAWWEEYAKFCRSIKKDVYLVAEVWDSPQRIAQYAKIFDSCFNFTIAQNIIEGVTYENTQTLQNNLSSIYNLYKNVNPQFVDAPFLTNHDMNRAYTEIGSNSKMKLAAALLLTLPGNPFIYYGEEIGMKGQKPDEYIREPFKWYETWKKGQTNWEMSLYNSGPDVASVEKQEKDKNSLLNFYRDMIGFRKKNLPLLKGDFQLIKTSADTLSFARVYNNQKMVLIFNFTGKELSKTITLPSNIKLAGKIVKGSGKILSLKNGKLSFSIKSYSFIILN, from the coding sequence ATGAAGAGAATCTTAAGGTACATACTCATATTTGCTATCGTTTTCGCAGTTGGACTCAGTTCATTTTTGGCAGGTCTTTCTAATTCTCAAAGTCCAGTTCAAACTAAAAAAGACGGTTTGATTTTCTATGAAGTTTTTGTCAGGTCATTTTATGATAGTAATGGTGATGGCATAGGGGACATAAATGGTTTGGCTGAAAAACTTCCATATATCAAATCCTTGGGTGTAAATGCCATCTGGCTTATGCCAATATTTGAATCTCCAAGCTATCACGGATATGATGTAACAGACTATTACAAAGTCAATCCCGACTATGGTACAAATGAGGATTTTGTCAACTTCATAAAAAAGGCTCACAAGATGGGTATCAAAGTAATTATAGATATGATGATAAATCACACAAGCAGCAAACACCCTTGGTTTATCGAAGCATCAAGTAATAAAAATAGCAAGTACAGAAACTATTATATCTGGGCAACACCAAACACAAACTTCGATGAACCATCAGACCTTGGCACAAAACAATGGTATAAAAAGGGTGATAGTTACTACAACGCTATATTTTGGTCTGAGATGCCCGATCTCAATTTTGACAATAAAGCTGTGAGAGAAGAGATGAAGAAAATTGCCAAGTTCTGGTTAGAAAAAGGAGTAGATGGATTTAGGCTTGATGCTGCAAAGCATATTTATCCTTTGAGCAGAGAAAAAGATACTCTTGCGTGGTGGGAAGAATATGCAAAATTCTGTCGAAGTATTAAAAAAGATGTATACCTTGTAGCAGAAGTGTGGGACAGCCCTCAAAGAATAGCGCAATATGCAAAGATTTTTGATTCTTGCTTTAATTTTACTATTGCTCAAAACATCATTGAAGGAGTAACATATGAAAATACTCAAACTTTGCAAAATAACCTCTCTTCAATATACAATCTCTACAAAAATGTCAATCCCCAATTTGTTGATGCACCATTTTTGACAAACCATGATATGAACAGAGCTTATACCGAAATCGGGTCAAATAGCAAAATGAAATTAGCTGCAGCATTATTATTGACACTGCCTGGCAATCCTTTCATCTACTATGGTGAAGAAATTGGCATGAAAGGACAAAAACCAGATGAATATATTAGAGAGCCATTCAAATGGTATGAGACATGGAAAAAAGGACAGACAAACTGGGAGATGAGCCTTTACAATAGCGGCCCTGATGTTGCTTCAGTTGAAAAACAAGAAAAAGACAAAAATTCTTTACTCAATTTCTACAGAGACATGATTGGTTTCCGAAAAAAGAACTTACCATTACTAAAAGGAGACTTCCAGTTAATTAAAACCTCTGCTGATACACTTAGTTTCGCAAGAGTTTACAATAATCAGAAGATGGTTTTAATTTTTAACTTCACGGGCAAGGAATTATCAAAGACTATAACCCTGCCATCTAATATAAAGCTTGCCGGCAAAATAGTTAAAGGATCTGGGAAAATCTTGTCTTTAAAAAATGGAAAACTTTCTTTTTCAATAAAATCTTATTCCTTTATCATCTTAAATTAA